The genomic window AACACGTCCTCCAGGCTCATTTCCCGAATTGAGACCTGCTCTACCCGATAGTCCTTCTCCTTGGTGAAGCCGAACAGCGCATACAACGTATCCTCCGGCTGCTTCGACCACACCTTTAGCGCGCTTCCATCCCGGTGTGTCCGCACCACGGATGGCAGCTCCTGCGCAAAGTGCTGCGCATGGGCGGCAGACTCCTCTCCATGAATGAAGGACAGGCGAATCTCGCGTTCCTTGGTCAGTCGATCAATTAAGGCGGACGGCGTATCCAGAGTCACTACCTTGCCTTGGTCGACGATGCATACCCGATCGCTTAGCTTCTCCGCCTCCTCCATATAATGGGTCGTCAAGATCGTAGTCTTGCCCATCTCCTTCAGCTGGAGGATAATGTCCCAGATATTCCTGCGGGCTTGCGGGTCTAATCCGGTCGTCGGCTCGTCGAGAAAGATGATCTCCGGGTCGTTGATCATGGCCAAACCTATAGCGAGCCGCTGCCGCTGGCCGCCGGACAAGGATTTAACATGCTTGCCGCGGTGGTCAGTGAGGTTGATCATCTCCAGCACCTCTGCGACAGGCCGCGCTTTGACATAGAAGGTTGAGAACAGCTCAAGGTTCTCCTCCGGCGTCAACAGATCAAACAGCGCGCTGGACTGCGGCTGCACGCCGATCATCATCTTGATTGCCTGCTCGTGGCGCTCCCAAGTCCGGTCGCCGAACACAATTTGACCGCCGTCCGGGACCGTCAAGCCTTCGATCATTTCCAGGGTAGTCGTCTTGCCTGCCCCGTTCGGGCCAATGATCGTGAATACTTCGCCGGCTTCCACCGCAAAGCTGATATCCTCCACCGCGCGGACCGCACCGAATGATTTGCGCAAATGGCTTACTTCCAATACAGGCATTAATCATTCCCCTCGCTTCCATCAATTGTGATTCGTTTCTATTATAGGGGATGCACGCGAGAGGAGATAGCTTCGCAAGAATGAATCTGGGTACGCCTTAAGTATGAGGGGGAAACCATAATATGTATTTTTCTCTAAGGGGGGTGGGGAAAAATAGCTCGCGGGAAGCGTTTCGAGTGCAGTTCAGCCATCGCGCTGCTCACTTGTTCTCATACTGTTGCTGCGGAAAAAAAACCGCTTCCGCTCATTTCCGCAGCAGCAGATAAATGAAATAAGGCGCACCAAGCAGGGCAACCATGATACCAGCTGGGATGCCGTCCGGTTCAAGCAAGTTGCGCCCAATCGTATCGGCTATAAGCAGCAGCCAACCGCCGAGCAGCAAAGCAAGAGGGAGGTGCATTTGGCTTCGCGGGCCGATCAGTGCTTTGGCCATGTGCGGAGCCATCAGTCCAACAAAGGCAATGCCCCCTGTAATGGATACCGCGGAGGCGGCAAGGGCGACGGCAGCAGCAAATAGCTGCATGCGCTCTTTGCTTACGGCAACGCCAACGCCGATGGCGGCAGGTTCATTCATGCCGAGCAAATTGAGCGTACGGCATTTGTACAGCACAAATGGAACGAGGAAG from Xylanibacillus composti includes these protein-coding regions:
- a CDS encoding ABC transporter ATP-binding protein, whose product is MPVLEVSHLRKSFGAVRAVEDISFAVEAGEVFTIIGPNGAGKTTTLEMIEGLTVPDGGQIVFGDRTWERHEQAIKMMIGVQPQSSALFDLLTPEENLELFSTFYVKARPVAEVLEMINLTDHRGKHVKSLSGGQRQRLAIGLAMINDPEIIFLDEPTTGLDPQARRNIWDIILQLKEMGKTTILTTHYMEEAEKLSDRVCIVDQGKVVTLDTPSALIDRLTKEREIRLSFIHGEESAAHAQHFAQELPSVVRTHRDGSALKVWSKQPEDTLYALFGFTKEKDYRVEQVSIREMSLEDVFIAFTGKEWRD